The following proteins are co-located in the Calliphora vicina chromosome 2, idCalVici1.1, whole genome shotgun sequence genome:
- the Uvrag gene encoding UV radiation resistance-associated gene protein has protein sequence MNIRPRCREWLPLSTQQLRLRNLQAIQGVNIEIKTKGSSRSSSGGVYTQTLLYYTLHDHPENEPFYQSEKVALRKHLHVKWAEIQCPEILKSNANCVCIKIWACIKKTEQLVNTENDAPTEKGQIAEVDDKNTLLRTKKIKEPMSALTLEFVKFQKLPKPSDCLLFSWAIYFSGLIPLSQNTEVKCCANSLIFQMNDEYFASPELFSTECLRQQLAINYERYSASVPKCSIPTPDEFTINSPQVSRSSSPVAVDWQKDLLRMSKTRYVQLNCVRSEVRASYDLVKLLRLQQLQRQRLQTQRESVEMTADIKRLSLRCITKEQLLRKPRTTSMNSAISSSASTASQYHSMGRTLSLLLAEQQHIDPHQLLRAQQLQQQLESLKSKQRLLLSAQETFSKRITHLRQQLNGATTSRQQMQTWLSARRRHLHDDKLELEQSTVQQLERRHRRRSITQHVERIMSSLCLELRDIYPIARNRYGLYTICGVPFPTMDGYVLDSLNAQSVHISENITPMALSASLGYVAHLVEMISVVLNRPLRNPIIHEGSRTRIMDVIKDIPSYTSREFPLYSRSSIPTKPVKYAVNLLNQNIAQLCFDITGIRCDMRATIDNLLNIFATFIQIEQNKREIYSHTRTLAVKRLTIAEINDSNEVDGGSHQLQHHHHHHNHNHQEHSDSHHDNQHLPNQMSTKNGEQDYSLSKSHSSVDMNHMMPPTTLMHHHHHHNVPVFALTADKLLHASRISSHPIDIQDRSVLITTNQQRNCRSVGSYTDSEEEVCHSTPIQCFSNSDSNLTSLQSGGHHHV, from the exons ATGAATATAAGACCCAGATGTCGTGAATGGCTGCCCTTAAGTACGCAGCAATTGAGATTAAGAAACCTTCAAGCAATACAAGGcgttaatattgaaataaaaacaaaaggcaGTTCCAGATCGTCCTCCGGGGGGGTTTACACACAGACGCTTTTGTATTACACACTGCACGATCATCCGGAAAATGAGCCATTCTATCAGAGTGAAAAGGTGGCCTTGCGAAAGCATTTACATGTGAAATGGGCGGAGATACAATGTCCAGAAATACTAAAGTCCAATGCTAATTgtgtttgtattaaaatatgGGCCTGCATAAAGAAGACTGAACAATTAGTGAACACAGAAAATGACGCGCCCACAGAAAAGGGCCAGATAGCTGAGGTTGACGACAAAAATACACTGCTGAGAACAAAGAAGATTAAGGAACCCATGAG TGCCTTAACTTTAGAATTTGTTAAATTCCAAAAGTTGCCCAAACCCTCAGACTGTCTACTCTTCAGTTGGGCTATTTACTTTTCTGGTCTCATACCCCTGTCTCAAAATACCGAGGTCAAGTGTTGTGCGAATTCGTTGATTTTTCAAATGAATGATGAGTACTTTGCCTCGCCAGAACTCTTTAGTACGGAATGTTTACGTCAACAATTGGCTATAAACTATGAACGTTACTCGGCCAGTGTGCCAAAGTGTAGCATACCCACACCAGATGAATTTACCATTAACTCTCCGCAAGTTTCCCGTAGCTCTAGTCCTGTGGCTGTTGATTGGCAAAAGGATTTGCTGCGCATGTCAAAGACACGTTACGTCCAGTTGAACTGCGTACGTTCCGAGGTACGAGCTAGCTACGACTTGGTGAAATTGTTGAGATTGCAACAACTACAAAGACAACGTTTGCAGACGCAGCGCGAAAGTGTAGAAATGACAGCCGACATTAAACGTTTAAGCTTAAGATGTATAACCAAAGAACAACTATTAAGAAAACCACGTACCACTTCGATGAACTCAGCAATCTCATCGTCTGCATCAACTGCCTCACAGTATCATTCCATGGGTCGTACTCTTAGTCTTCTGCTGGCTGAACAGCAGCACATTGATCCTCATCAACTGCTGAGGGCCCAACAGCTGCAACAGCAATTGGAGTCACTGAAAAGTAAACAGCGGCTATTGCTAAGTGCTCAGGAAACCTTTTCTAAACGTATTACTCATCTTAGGCAACAATTGAACGGTGCTACTACATCGCGGCAGCAAATGCAAACTTGGTTGTCAGCCCGTCGACGCCATCTACATGACGACAAGTTGGAATTAGAACAATCCACGGTTCAGCAATTGGAACGACGTCATCGCAGACGTTCCATTACCCAACATGTAGAACGTATAATGTCCTCGTTATGTTTGGAACTCAGGGACATTTATCCAATTGCCCGTAATCGCTATGGTCTCTATACAATCTGTGGTGTACCATTTCCTACAATGGATGGCTACGTTTTGGACTCTCTCAATGCCCAAAGTGTGCATATATCAGAGAATATTACACCAATGGCTTTGAGTGCTTCATTGGGGTATGTGGCTCATTTGGTCGAAATGATATCAGTCGTTCTAAATCGGCCTTTAAG AAATCCAATTATACATGAGGGTTCACGAACACGTATTATGGATGTTATCAAAGATATACCCTCGTATACGTCAAGAGA ATTTCCCCTCTACAGTCGATCCTCAATACCCACAAAGCCAGTCAAGTATGCAGTTAATTTGCTAAATCAAAACATTGCTCAGTTGTGTTTCGATATCACCGGAATACGTTGTGATATGCGTGCCACCATtgacaatttattaaatatatttgcaaCATTTATTCAAATCGAACAGAACAAACGAGAAATCTACTCACACACACGAACTTTGGCGGTAAAGCGTTTAACTATAGCTGAAATAAATGATTCCAATGAGGTGGATGGTGGATCTCATCAGctgcagcatcatcatcatcatcacaatCATAATCATCAGGAGCATAGTGATAGTCACCATGATAATCAGCATTTGCCCAATCAAATGTCAACTAAGAATGGTGAACAAGATTATTCCCTATCGAAGTCGCATTCGTCGGTCGATATGAATCATATGATGCCACCAACAACACTGATgcatcatcaccatcatcataaTGTGCCTGTATTTGCGCTAACTGCTGATAAGCTGTTACATGCATCACGTATAAGTTCGCACCCAATCGACATACAAGATCGATCAGTACTTATAACAACAAATCAACAACG AAATTGTCGTTCTGTTGGCTCTTATACGGATAGCGAGGAAGAAGTTTGCCACTCGACACCGATTCAGTGTTTTTCTAATTCAGACTCTAACTTGACATCATTACAAAGTGGTGGGCATCATCATGTTTAA
- the LOC135950316 gene encoding reticulon-4-interacting protein 1 homolog, mitochondrial codes for MQLKFLIRPLNRYNYFISQRFVTQTHSPPTGAKQQQIPTSSLKRREKDDSSKSKLKMQGWQIHSYGDVDELLLTDKLKVPQLKQANECLVRVTTTTVNPIDVAMLNGYGATTLNTMRCQGNSIEFPLTLGREFCGILVQKGMNVDIPLGQRVWGVVPVQNTNGTHAEYVAVTNHCLSAAPKNLSDEEAASVLYAGLTAWSGLYVTANIGGVCGALSADGGGAQKRILVLGGSGSVGSLAIQMLKAQGTQVLATCSENATELVKSLGCDIVIDYNNSDEMAKLRSFAPYDVVLDCSGQGPQGAELLNFNYKQYVTFSSPLLKNIDSSGLGLGLLKNVRNILETNFKSVSKQNGLVKWGFFSPAAQGIEFLKKLAEREKIIPLIDSSFEFEQLPAAFEKVRNGHLRGKVVVNID; via the exons atgcaattaaaatttctaataagACCTTTAAATCGTTACAATTACTTTATTTCACAACGATTTGTCACACAAACCCACAGTCCACCTACTGGtgcaaaacagcaacaaatacCAACAAGCTCCCTTAAAAGAAGAGAGAAGGATGATAGTAgcaaatcgaaattaaaaatgcAAGGATGGCAAATCCATAGTTACGGTGATGTGGATGAATTGCTGTTAACCGACAAATTGAAAGTACCACAACTGAAGCAGGCCAACGAATGTCTGGTTAGAGTAACGACCACTACAGTCAATCCCATAGATGTGGCCATGTTaa atggTTATGGTGCCACCACTTTGAATACCATGCGTTGCCAGGGCAATTCCATAGAATTTCCCTTGACTTTGGGTCGGGAATTTTGTGGTATTTTGGTGCAGAAAGGCATGAATGTTGATATACCCTTGGGTCAAAGAGTTTGGGGTGTGGTACCGGTACAAAATACAAATGGAACACATGCTGAGTATGTAGCAGTAACGAATCACTGT CTTTCGGCAGCTCCCAAAAATCTTAGTGATGAAGAAGCTGCCTCAGTGTTATATGCCGGTCTTACAGCTTGGTCGGGTCTCTATGTTACAGCCAATATAGGCGGTGTCTGCGGTGCTCTCTCTGCCGATGGGGGCGGTGCACAAAAACGTATTTTAGTTTTAGGCGGTTCTGGCAGCGTCGGCTCCCTGGCCATACAAATGCTTAAAGCGCAAGGAACGCAAGTTTTAGCCACCTGCAGCGAAAATGCCACAGAACTTGTTAAATCGTTGGGTTGTGATATTGTTATTGATTATAATAATTCTGATGAAATGGCTAAATTGCGTTCATTTGCTCCTTATGATGTGGTGCTTGATTGCAGTGGTCAGGGACCACAAGGTGCTGAACTGTTGAACTTTAACTACAAGCAATATGTAACCTTTTCATCACcacttttgaaaaatattgataGCTCCGGTTTGGGTTTGGgacttttgaaaaatgttcgcaatattttggaaacaaattttaaatcagtTTCCAAACAAAATGGTTTGGTTAAATGGGGTTTCTTTTCTCCTGCTGCTCAGggtattgaatttttaaaaaaattggcggAGCGTGAAaag ATTATTCCCTTAATAGACAGCAGTTTTGAGTTCGAACAGTTGCCGGCAGCATTTGAAAAGGTTCGCAATGGCCATTTACGCGGAAAAGTTGTTGTgaatattgattaa